In Spirosoma pollinicola, the genomic window CAAGAAAGAAATTCGGCAGCAGGAGCGTGCCGAGCGAAAAGCACGCGTTAAGGAAGATCTGAAAAATGCGGGCCAGCGTGTCGGCAGTGCCGCTACAGAGGTGGGTAGGGGAGCTAAAGAGAAAGCAAAAGTAGCTGACGAAGCCGTTAGCAAGGGTGCTGCAAAAGTAGGCAGCACGGTCAATAAGGGGTTAGACAAGGCCGAAAACGCAATTGTTACAGAAGCCGACAAAATCAAAGCGAAGCGCGATTCGTCACGTGCCGAAAAAGCCCGTCGTGATTCCCTATAGTAATAAAAACTAGCGTATAGGTGCCGCACAATTGTGCGGCCCTACGCTAGTTTTGCCATCACTTTGGCGTATTTCCCGCGCCAGTGTTTCCAGCGTTTATGCGACCAGAGCCAGTCGGATGGGTGATTACAAATACTCTGCTCCAGATGATCTCGATACGTCTCCAGAATGGCTCCTTCTGACAGGTTCTCATAAGGCGGTTCTACAATGAGTGTAAAGGTGCCTTCGTAATAGCCCCGGCGAACTCGTATCAATTCCAGAAAGAACACGGGCATATGCCGGCTTCGGGCCAGACGCTCGGTGCCAGGGTAAAAAGGGGTATCCCGGTGTAAAAAATCCATCCAGTAGCCTTGCTCCGGGACATCAGGAACCTGATCGGCCACCAGGGCAATAACCCGGGGAATATCTTTGCGAACGATCATCTGGCGGGGTAGCAGTTGCATGGGTGTAGGTACTGCACCGTGACTGGCCCGGACCTGCTGCATGATTTTCTCCATTCTGGGACTGGTCAACGGTTTGTATACGCTGTCGACCGGTATGCCAATAACAACGGCCGCCGATGGAACCCATTCCCAATTGCACTGATGAGAACCTGTGCAGATTACCGTCTGGCCAGCGCTCAGAAACGATTTTATAACTTCAGGATTCGTATAAACGAACCGCTTTTTTAATTCGACGGGAGATATGCTGGTAAGTTTGATAGTTTCAACAAGAATATCGGTCAGATTTCGGTAGAAATCATTGGCTATCAGACGAATATCGTCAGGCGACTTGCTTGGAAACGAGTGTCGTAAGTTTTCCAGAATAACCTGTTCCCGGTAACGGAATATGTATCGAATGAAGAAGTACAAGACATCCGAAATACCGTAAAGGATACCGAATGGTAAATGGGACACAAGTCGAAAAAAAATCATCTGGTGGGTACACCAAGTAGTAAGGTAAAACCATTGGCTGCCCTAAAGGTAAAAATTACAAGTTTGAAAGGCTATAACTATATATGTATTTACCGGCAGTATGTGTACTAGCTTAGTTTTGCGCTTACTTTAGCGTATTTCCCGCGCCAGTGTTTCCAGCGTTTGTGCGACCATAACCAATCGGATGGGTTATTTCGGATAGACGTTTCAAGTACGTCGCGATACCCTTCCATAATAGCTCCAGGCGGAAGATCATCATAAGGCGGCTCGGCAATAAGCCGGAACGTCACTTCATAATAGCTCCGGCGCACCCGAACAATATCAAAGAAGAAGACCGCCATTTTTCGACTACGGGCCAGTCGTTCGGAGCCGGGATAAAAAGGCGAATCCCGATGTAGAAAATCAGTCCAGTAAGCCTGCTCGGGTACATCAGGTACCTGATCGGATATTAATCCAATAAT contains:
- a CDS encoding lysophospholipid acyltransferase family protein — its product is MIFFRLVSHLPFGILYGISDVLYFFIRYIFRYREQVILENLRHSFPSKSPDDIRLIANDFYRNLTDILVETIKLTSISPVELKKRFVYTNPEVIKSFLSAGQTVICTGSHQCNWEWVPSAAVVIGIPVDSVYKPLTSPRMEKIMQQVRASHGAVPTPMQLLPRQMIVRKDIPRVIALVADQVPDVPEQGYWMDFLHRDTPFYPGTERLARSRHMPVFFLELIRVRRGYYEGTFTLIVEPPYENLSEGAILETYRDHLEQSICNHPSDWLWSHKRWKHWRGKYAKVMAKLA